The Paenibacillus sp. RC334 nucleotide sequence ATCAAAAAAAGCGCGTACCGGGAAGTCATTTTTCACTTCCGCGGTACGCGCTTTTTATATTCCAACTCTATCTTTTCTTGGCTGCGTCAATGTCTCCAGGATTCATACCTTCCCAAATGTTAGGGATACTTATGTTCTCTGGATGCTCAAATACGAGGAATGCTGTCGGTAAATACCGCTCCCCGTATTCAGAAGAAGGTTTATTTACAATGGCACGATCCTTGACGAGCACGGTCGATGATCCACCATCCAGATTAGCACCGATAACCGCTCCGTGTTTAAGTAAAATGTTTTGCATATCATACAAATTGGCACCGATGCTGTAACCCGGCTGACGACCGTCGATGGTCACAAAAATAATCGCGCCGTCTGCTCTTTGCCCCATTGCCGTACGGGGAGCAATTCCCCATCCTTCGCTTGCATTGCGAATAAGACCTTTACCATTCACGATCAAGCGTGGCTGGAAGGTAACCGCTTCTTGCACGTTCATTTTGGATAACTCGGACAGTGAATAATGCCCGGCCACCATTTTCCCCTGCTTATCAATCCCTACGATTTGGGCAGAAGCGTTTTTCCCCATATCATTGTAGTATAGCTGACCCTGTGAAATAACAACGCCGATCGGCTTAAATCCATTCCCATTCCAGTTGGGATCGGCAAAGCCGCCGCCATTTACGCCTGCAACAGCTCCCAGACGCTCTACCATACTGGATACTCTTTCTCCTTTGCCTACCTTGGCAGGAATACCGAGTCTGATTTTAGTTGGGTCATGCACCGTCATCACATAGCCGTGATAATTACGACCGGATACCTCTTCTACCTCAACCAGCGGCGTTTGCTGCACCTTGGTCGGTGTCAGATCAGGCAGCTTGATCGTATGTCTGTCCTTCTCCTCGCCCATCTGCTCGAAACGGGCCGAATATTCGGCCACTCGCTTCTGCGCCTCCGCCTCACCAATAAAATATTTTGCCCAGTGACGATGTTGTGTTGTGATCAGCGTATCCGCCGCCAAGTAGCGCAAGTCCTTGCCAGATGGCGTTAAAAACAGCCACGCACCGCCCCCGACTCCTGCTAGCAGTAGTACAATAAAAAGCCGCGCCATAAAGCGACCGAATTTTCCTTTTCGTTTCTTTTTTTGTTATTCTGCCTGCGGGCTGTTGCACGCTGTGGCAAGACTTCCGGTTTCATTCGTCATCTCTCCTGTATGCTGACTTCTGTCTTGAATATAACCCCGTTCTCTATGAGGCTGATAGGGTTTGTTGTTCAGGACAGCCATGCTGCTGATTCTGATCCTCAGAGGGTAACATATCGGCAGCGACATCTAACGACAATATCATAAACTAATTTTGTAGAATGATAGTGTCAATTTTTTAACAGATTCATCATACCGAAAAAGAACACAATAAAACAGCCCTCAACATTAATGTGAAGGACTGCTTGGAAAATTACGTTAAATTTCACGCTTGCTCGGAACCCGTTTAGTTGCCGTTGCAATCCCTTTTACGGTGCGGCCTCCGGTTCAAGCAGCATGAACAGTTCTTTCATTTGCTGGCGCTTGAGCTTCGGACTAAGCACATACAAGGTATCCCCCGGCTTAATCACCGTCGTGCCTCTCGGAGCTATAATCTGCTCCTCTCGAATAATAGCGGTGAACAAAATGTCATCGGGAAGCTGCATATCCTGAATCGCTTTGTCCACAATAGACATCCCCTCCTGCACCTGAATGTGATTGATCTCCGAGGTGGTTTTCCCTAGAGATACCAATTCCAAAAGCGAGGGTGATGACGTTTCGTTAGGGTCCATTAAGCCGAGTTTCACCGCCAGCCACGAAATGGTCGTACCTTGTATAATGGCCGAGGTAAGCACGACGAAGAATACGACATTGAAAAACAGCGGCCCCACATCCATTTCATCCAGCAGTGGATAGGTAGCCAGTACAATCGGTACCGCTCCCCTTAATCCTGCCCAGGATAACAGTGTCTTTTCGCGTATAGAGTACCTGGAAAAAAGCAGGCTCAGGAACACGCCAATCGGACGGGCTACGAGCATCAGGATGAAGGAAAGCGCCAAGCTTTGCCACACAATGCCGAGCAGCTGATCGGGAAAAACCAACAGTCCGAGCAGGACGAACATCATGATCTGCACCATCCAGGCGAAGCCGTTGTTAAAATGAATAATAGACCGCTTGTAGGTCAGGTCCGAATTACCCAGCACGATGGCCATGACATATACCGCCAGCAAGCCGCTTGCCTCCAGTAAGGATGCGGCCGCATACGTTAAGACCGCAAATGCCAGCGCCATCACAGGATACAGACCGGATGAATCAAAATTCATTTTATTAATGGCAAATACAGCTATGCGTCCGAGCACAAAACCAACGACCAGACCAAAACCCATTTCCCATAAAAAAAGCAAAATATGTACCCAAATGGATTGCTCAGGATGATGTATCAGCTCAATCAACGTTACTGTGAGAAAAACGGCCATCGGATCATTACTTCCAGATTCCGCTTCCAGCGTGGACGTAATTCGTTTCTTGATATTTTTACCACCTAAAACGGAAAACACTGCTGCCGCATCCGTCGATCCTACAATAGCTCCGAACAGCATGGATTCCATCCAACTCACGCCTAAAATAAACTTGGCGCAAACGCCAATGACCACAGTTGTAATAATGACGCCAAGCGTCGATAGTGACATCGCAGGCCGAATGACAGGCTTAACATCTGCAAATTTCGTTTGCATCCCGCCTTCAAACAAAATAACGATGAGCGCGAGAATGCCCACCAACTGCGTAATAAACGCATTATCAAAATAAATAAACTGACTGAGCACCATGCCGACGGCAATAAACAATACGAGCGCAGGCATGCCGAAACGACTGGAAAATTTGGTAGTCAGTACGCCAACCAGTAGCAAGCCAGACAGCAAAAGCACAATAAAATTAATAACAGTTGTCTGTTCCATACGACGGCTTCTCCTATCTTGAAAATAGATGTTCATTTTTTCGCCTTTTATCTATATACCCTCAAATCACACAGAATACTAATCTTAGGTAAAAAAAATATATATAATCAAAAAAACCAGCTCATGAACTGTGCTAATCGGCACTCCATGAGCTGGTTTTTTGATTATATAGCTTGGGCTGCGAAAGCTCCGCGCTTTATGCTTTGGGCTGAATCATATTCGCCGGTACGACATATTGGTCGAACTGCTCTTCAGTCAGCAGTCCGCTACGGAGAGCCGCTTCTTTAAGAGACAGCCCTTCGGCATGCGCGAGTTTGGCGATTTTAGCCGCATTTTCATATCCGATATACGGATTTAATGCTGTCACCAGCATCAGCGAATTGTTCAAATTATGCTCAATTTTAGTGAGATCCGGCTCAATGCCGACCGCACAGTTGTCATTAAAGGCTACAATTGAATCCGCTAGCAGATTCACGGATTGCAGGAAATTATAAATAATGACCGGCTTGAACACGTTCAGCTCAAAATTGCCCTGGCTCGCAGCAAAGCCGATAGCTGCATCATTACCCATGACCTGCGTAACGACCATTGTAAGTGCCTCGCTCTGGGTCGGGTTGACCTTACCCGGCATGATCGAGCTGCCCGGCTCGTTAGCAGGAATCGTGATTTCACCCAAGCCGCTACGCGGGCCACTTGCCAGCCAGCGAACATCATTGGCGATTTTCATCAAATCAGCAGCAAGCGCTTTAACGGCTCCGTGTACGGCAACCACTTCATCATGACTCGTCAGCGCATGGAATTTGTTTGGTGCGGACGTGAACGTTTTATCAGTGAAGCTGGAAATTTCCGCAGAGGTTCGGTCACCGAACTCCGGATGAGCGTTAATACCCGTACCCACGGCTGTACCGCCAATCGCAAGCTCCTTCATATATTGCACCGTGTCGATGATGATTCGCTTGCTTTTTTCCAGCATGGCATACCAGCCGCTGATTTCCTGACCCAGTGTAAGCGGCGTGGCATCCTGTAAGTGGGTACGTCCAATTTTAATAATATCCTTAAATTGCTCTGACTTCTGCTGGAAGGTTTCTTTCAGCTTATCAATAGCAGGCAGCAAGTGATCCTCCACTGCAATGACACCCGCTACATGAAGCGCCGTCGGAAATGTATCATTCGAGCTTTGCGACATGTTCACATCGTCATTGGGATGCAGCTTTGCATCCTGTCCCTGCTCTTGCAGCCATTGACTTCCGAGATGAGCAATCACTTCGTTCACATTCATATTGGATTGCGTACCGCTTCCTGTCTGCCATACGACCAATGGGAAATGGTCATCGACCCGTCCAGCAAGAATTTCGTCCGCCGCATAAATAATGGCGTCCTGCTTCTCCTGTGACAGCTTGCCCAACTTATAATTGCTGATCGCTGCACTCTTCTTGAGCACGGCGAAAGCCTGAATAACCTCTAATGGCATTTTCTCCGAGCCAATAGGGAAATTTTCCTTGCTGCGCTGTGTTTGCGCTCCCCACAGACGATCTGCCGGTACTTTGATTTCACCCAACGTATCTTTTTCGATGCGGTAGTTCAATTCATTTCCTCCTCTTGGCCTATGTAATTCAGACAAAATATGGTGACTTCCTTGCCTATTATACATTAAATTTCAAAGGTTATCATATATATTGCAAGCGCTTTTTTACGATTAGGCCGCAGGAGGAATGTATCGTCAGCTACAAACCGGGGAGGTCGGTTCAGCTAATGGTGATATTGCCTTTAGTGCGAACTTCTTTTCTGCCGAGTAGTTTATTCAGCGCGTCGATGTAAGCTTTGGCGCTGGCTTCCAAAATATCTGTACTCGCGCCTCTTCCGCGGGCGGTGTACTCTCCTTGTCTCAGAACAGCATGCACTTCACCCAGTGCATCCTTACCGTACGTTACAGATTGGATCGAATAATCCTCCAATTCCACTTCTTCACTACTGGCCTTGTCTATAGCATGAAAAATTGCATCGATGGAGCCGTTTCCCATCGCCACTTCATCAATAGCTGTTCCACCCTGTTTAATCAGTCGAATAGACGCTACCGGAACCGACTGATTGCCATAGGATACCTGGATGGAATCCAGCGTGTAAATTTGAGGCAAGGCACTGCGACTCTCATCCATCAGGACGAGCAGATCTTCATCCAGCACCTGTTTTTTCTTGTCCGTCAAGGCTTTGAATTTTCGGAACGCCTCCTGAAGCTGCTCCTCTGTCAAAGCATCAAACCCCATGTCCGCCAGCTTTTCCTTGAACGCATGCCGACCCGAATGCTTGCCAAGTACAAGCTTACTTGTCTTCAAGCCGATGCGCTCGGGGAGCACGATCTCATACGTTGTACGCTCCTTTAGCATCCCGTCCTGGTGTATACCGGACTCGTGGGCAAAAGCATTGGCTCCAACTATAGCCTTGTTCCCCGGTACTGGCATCCCTGTGCGTTTGCTCACCAAGCGACTGGTGGCATACAATTCCTCCAGAACCAGACTGGTTTGCGCATCATAAAGCTCGGTTCTGGTATCAAGAGCCAACGCGACCTCCTCCACTGGTGTATTTCCGGCACGTTCCCCGATGCCATTGATTGTGCCTTCAAATTGGTCTACACCATTACGGATGGCCGCGAGTGTGTTAGCTGTTGCCATGCCGAGATCATCATGACAGTGGGTGCTGAGCTGTATTTTTTCGATGCCGGGCACTTGGGCTTTTACGATTCTGAACATTTCACCGAACTGATCCGGCGAAGCATAACCCACTGTGTCCGGCAGATTGACGACTGTTGCTCCAGCGCGGATCGCCATATCCACGACCTCGCAAATAAAGTCCAGCTCGGTACGGCTGGCATCCTCTGCCGAAAATTCTACCTTGTCAAAATACTTGCGCCCATAACGAATAGCTGCGGCTGCGGTCTCCAGTACCTTCGTCTTGTCCATTCGCAGCTTGTGCTGGCGGTGAATGGGTGAGGTAGCCAGAAAAAGATGAAGACAAGCGTCCTCCGCTCCCCTCAGCGCATCTCTAACCGCATCTATATCCTGCTCTTTCGACCGAGCAAAACCAACCAAGGTTGAATTAGTAACCTGTTTGGCAATCTCCTGCATGCTGAATATCTCACCTGGCGAGGTAGCCGGAAAACCAGTTTCAATCCGATCTACGCCCAATTTTTGCAGTTGAAGGGCAATTTCCACCTTTTCTGTGCTGGTCAGGCTTACTCCTGGTGCTTGTTCTCCATCTCTTAACGTTGTGTCCAACACCCATATTTTGCGCATACAGAACCCACCTTTGGTTTTATTTTAGGAGATGCTCGATATAAAAGATTTACGAATCATTTTATTCATATGATCATCTGATGTTTGAGATTAAAAAAAATTATGAATTTCCCATGTGCTTTTGCAGCTCCAGCTTGGTGCCATCCAAATGCTGAATACTGTACAGCTCGGCAGCTTTGGCATCCTGATCCCGGATCGCTTCATATATTTTCTCATGCTGAAGTGTAAAAGGATTTTGCATCGCCGGGTCGGTTACGAGATTTTTCAGCGCCTTCCGAATCGCCTCTACAAAGCTGCGATACACATCTGTAAGCACTTTATTACGTGTAGCCCCTGCAACAGCCAAGTGAAAAGTGATATCCGCATCCAGATACCTGTTCAAATCTCCAGCGGCCAATGTCACGGCACGACGGTCCAGTGCCTCGCGCATCAAGCGTAAATCTTCATCCTTACGTCGTAAAGCAGCCAGTCTGGCAATTTCCAGCTCCAACACACTCCGCACCTCATAGACTTCAATTATTTCAGCGCGACTCAGTCGGTAATCCAGAGGCTCCTGGGAAGTCGTCGGTTGGCAGACAAAGGTTCCGTGTCCTTGTTTTTTCTCTAATAGACCGGCATGTACGAGAACGCTGACCGCTTCACGCACCGTGGAACGCCCTACTCCAAAAAGCTTCATCAGCTCAGGCTCTGTCGGAATTTTTGTACCCACATCCCATTCATTAGTAGCTATTTTTCGTTGCAGCTGTTCAGCCACTTCATCGGCGATTTGCTTGCGTTTGACGGCTTGAAAAGGCACCATTTCCTGATTCATCTGATCATCTCCTGTTTCGTATCATACTATAGCGGCTTGCCATCCTGCAACCTGTTTTTCATATGTTCCCTTCCTCACCTCATTAGGCTTCTGCCTGTAATACTTGTCTTCTCCACCTCTCCTATCAACAAAATAAAGCCCGCACCGTTGGACACGATACAGGCTTATTCCGATAAAATATAGACTAAGACTAGGATTTCGATTGTGCAGGTATGACACAATATAAACGGCTGGTTGCTTCAAAAATATGGCCTGGAGCAAGTGCAATCAACCCGATCTCCTCTGCAGGCAAGTCCGGACGATTCGGTGCATTGATCATGTTCATTTGCGGCTCAGGACAGATGAATTCCTTGTTCGCTTTGTTATTCCAGATCATCCAATGCTTATAGGCCGTGCCTACATCGTATACGAGAGTAGCGCCTGTCTTACTGTGTGTCAGTTCCATATAGTTGCGTCCATTTTGCGGAGCTGCCGTGTAATGATTATCCATGGAGGCAAAATAAGGACTTACTCCCGTTGTCTTCAGCAGTTCCTCTTCCGGCGACAATGGCTGGAACTGTCCTGTGGCTAACAACCGCTCTGTCAGCTCCCTACGCTCACCGATAGTAACCTTAATTTTGTAGTCTTCCGGCGAACTATCCGGTACGAACGGAACCCGAATAGCCGTGTGAAAGGCAAACAGGTTTGGAATCGGCTGATCACCCTCGTTGTGGATCACATAACGCTGATGCAGTCCAAATTCGTCCAGGCTGTACGTCAGCTTGATGGTAAAGGTGAACGGCAAATAGCGGAACATGGGATGTCCTTCCCTCACATGCTGATTCATTACTACATAGCTGCCCTGTTCTCCAGATCCGTAGTCCTCAACCTCCCACCGGACGGTGTGTAAAAAACCGTGCAAATGGTTGTGGGTGGCCGTTTCATTGATGGGCAGTTCATATGTAACTCCATTCCACAGGAATTTGCCATCCTCATACCGATTCGGAGGATACAGGAAAGGAATCCCATAGACTGACGGACTTTGTTTAAAAGCCTCTATGCTGTCAGCTTCCGGCTCACGAAGAAAAGAATATCCCGTCTCATTGTCACGAAAAGAAATCAGATTTGCGCCGTTTCCCGGCAGGGCTACCGCTTCATAACGCCCGAATTTAAGGCGAATCGCTGGTATTCCAT carries:
- a CDS encoding potassium/proton antiporter — encoded protein: MEQTTVINFIVLLLSGLLLVGVLTTKFSSRFGMPALVLFIAVGMVLSQFIYFDNAFITQLVGILALIVILFEGGMQTKFADVKPVIRPAMSLSTLGVIITTVVIGVCAKFILGVSWMESMLFGAIVGSTDAAAVFSVLGGKNIKKRITSTLEAESGSNDPMAVFLTVTLIELIHHPEQSIWVHILLFLWEMGFGLVVGFVLGRIAVFAINKMNFDSSGLYPVMALAFAVLTYAAASLLEASGLLAVYVMAIVLGNSDLTYKRSIIHFNNGFAWMVQIMMFVLLGLLVFPDQLLGIVWQSLALSFILMLVARPIGVFLSLLFSRYSIREKTLLSWAGLRGAVPIVLATYPLLDEMDVGPLFFNVVFFVVLTSAIIQGTTISWLAVKLGLMDPNETSSPSLLELVSLGKTTSEINHIQVQEGMSIVDKAIQDMQLPDDILFTAIIREEQIIAPRGTTVIKPGDTLYVLSPKLKRQQMKELFMLLEPEAAP
- the fumC gene encoding class II fumarate hydratase, translated to MNYRIEKDTLGEIKVPADRLWGAQTQRSKENFPIGSEKMPLEVIQAFAVLKKSAAISNYKLGKLSQEKQDAIIYAADEILAGRVDDHFPLVVWQTGSGTQSNMNVNEVIAHLGSQWLQEQGQDAKLHPNDDVNMSQSSNDTFPTALHVAGVIAVEDHLLPAIDKLKETFQQKSEQFKDIIKIGRTHLQDATPLTLGQEISGWYAMLEKSKRIIIDTVQYMKELAIGGTAVGTGINAHPEFGDRTSAEISSFTDKTFTSAPNKFHALTSHDEVVAVHGAVKALAADLMKIANDVRWLASGPRSGLGEITIPANEPGSSIMPGKVNPTQSEALTMVVTQVMGNDAAIGFAASQGNFELNVFKPVIIYNFLQSVNLLADSIVAFNDNCAVGIEPDLTKIEHNLNNSLMLVTALNPYIGYENAAKIAKLAHAEGLSLKEAALRSGLLTEEQFDQYVVPANMIQPKA
- a CDS encoding 2-isopropylmalate synthase gives rise to the protein MRKIWVLDTTLRDGEQAPGVSLTSTEKVEIALQLQKLGVDRIETGFPATSPGEIFSMQEIAKQVTNSTLVGFARSKEQDIDAVRDALRGAEDACLHLFLATSPIHRQHKLRMDKTKVLETAAAAIRYGRKYFDKVEFSAEDASRTELDFICEVVDMAIRAGATVVNLPDTVGYASPDQFGEMFRIVKAQVPGIEKIQLSTHCHDDLGMATANTLAAIRNGVDQFEGTINGIGERAGNTPVEEVALALDTRTELYDAQTSLVLEELYATSRLVSKRTGMPVPGNKAIVGANAFAHESGIHQDGMLKERTTYEIVLPERIGLKTSKLVLGKHSGRHAFKEKLADMGFDALTEEQLQEAFRKFKALTDKKKQVLDEDLLVLMDESRSALPQIYTLDSIQVSYGNQSVPVASIRLIKQGGTAIDEVAMGNGSIDAIFHAIDKASSEEVELEDYSIQSVTYGKDALGEVHAVLRQGEYTARGRGASTDILEASAKAYIDALNKLLGRKEVRTKGNITIS
- a CDS encoding FadR/GntR family transcriptional regulator, with protein sequence MNQEMVPFQAVKRKQIADEVAEQLQRKIATNEWDVGTKIPTEPELMKLFGVGRSTVREAVSVLVHAGLLEKKQGHGTFVCQPTTSQEPLDYRLSRAEIIEVYEVRSVLELEIARLAALRRKDEDLRLMREALDRRAVTLAAGDLNRYLDADITFHLAVAGATRNKVLTDVYRSFVEAIRKALKNLVTDPAMQNPFTLQHEKIYEAIRDQDAKAAELYSIQHLDGTKLELQKHMGNS
- a CDS encoding aldose 1-epimerase; its protein translation is MTHQHAAIGDLYYGIPAIRLKFGRYEAVALPGNGANLISFRDNETGYSFLREPEADSIEAFKQSPSVYGIPFLYPPNRYEDGKFLWNGVTYELPINETATHNHLHGFLHTVRWEVEDYGSGEQGSYVVMNQHVREGHPMFRYLPFTFTIKLTYSLDEFGLHQRYVIHNEGDQPIPNLFAFHTAIRVPFVPDSSPEDYKIKVTIGERRELTERLLATGQFQPLSPEEELLKTTGVSPYFASMDNHYTAAPQNGRNYMELTHSKTGATLVYDVGTAYKHWMIWNNKANKEFICPEPQMNMINAPNRPDLPAEEIGLIALAPGHIFEATSRLYCVIPAQSKS